A part of Bacillota bacterium genomic DNA contains:
- the rnhC gene encoding ribonuclease HIII codes for MGRWEPGAEADAIGEFARSVGWQVLEDRQIQSGRQVTIAGAEGRVSVAIYGSGKGLVQGGSEGMARTVEAWWKERYPGRPLVVVAGSRGLPRESRLQPVGTARVGVDESGKGDYFGPLVVAAVFVDPETEKEIIHMGVRDSKRLSAARIGPMAVDVASACPHSVVVIGPKRYNELYAQMQNVNRVLAWGHARSLENVLTRVDAGLAVADQFGDRSYLEKALMSRGRQVRLQQRPRAEEDPAVAAASILARAEFLRRLAALSAKVGMDLPPGASDPRILEVARQIVADNGEAVLAEVAKVHFRTTRAVLPG; via the coding sequence ATGGGAAGATGGGAACCGGGCGCCGAAGCCGATGCCATCGGAGAGTTCGCCCGGTCGGTGGGATGGCAGGTGTTGGAGGACCGACAGATCCAGTCTGGGCGGCAGGTCACCATTGCGGGCGCGGAAGGTCGGGTATCAGTCGCGATCTATGGGTCAGGCAAAGGTCTTGTGCAGGGTGGATCGGAAGGCATGGCTCGGACGGTTGAGGCATGGTGGAAGGAGCGCTACCCTGGCAGACCCCTGGTGGTTGTGGCCGGGTCCAGGGGGCTTCCGAGGGAGTCCAGACTTCAGCCCGTCGGAACTGCCAGAGTCGGCGTGGACGAGTCGGGCAAGGGCGATTACTTCGGTCCGCTCGTGGTTGCCGCTGTATTTGTGGACCCGGAGACGGAGAAAGAAATCATCCACATGGGTGTCCGGGACAGCAAGCGCCTGTCTGCCGCCCGAATCGGGCCGATGGCCGTTGACGTTGCCAGCGCATGCCCACATTCGGTGGTGGTCATAGGTCCCAAGAGGTACAACGAGCTATACGCTCAGATGCAGAACGTCAACCGCGTCCTCGCGTGGGGGCACGCGAGATCGCTCGAGAACGTCCTGACTCGGGTAGATGCGGGACTCGCGGTGGCCGACCAGTTCGGGGACCGGTCGTACCTGGAGAAGGCGCTTATGAGCCGCGGCAGACAGGTCCGGCTTCAACAGCGCCCACGGGCAGAGGAGGACCCAGCCGTGGCCGCAGCCTCGATCCTGGCCCGCGCCGAGTTCCTGAGGCGGCTTGCCGCACTCTCGGCGAAGGTGGGCATGGACCTGCCCCCGGGGGCATCCGATCCTCGTATCCTCGAGGTCGCGCGACAGATTGTGGCGGACAACGGAGAGGCTGTCCTTGCTGAGGTCGCAAAAGTACACTTCAGGACGACTCGAGCAGTGCTCCCTGGCTAG
- a CDS encoding type II secretion system GspH family protein, which produces MSVVRACRRSECGFTLLEVIVAIVLVGTGLIALLHSMGQAVDVDMLASRAQTAANLANETLELYRVYFNNHDYDLLVNQTETQQQPALDEAGYHLFRRSVSVTESGTAPNRYWTVSVTVRYAVKEQMRSVRFQTVFAER; this is translated from the coding sequence ATGAGTGTGGTGAGGGCCTGCAGGCGGTCCGAATGTGGGTTTACGCTCCTTGAGGTCATTGTGGCCATCGTCCTGGTAGGCACTGGTCTCATAGCGTTGCTCCACTCCATGGGGCAAGCAGTCGACGTCGATATGTTGGCCTCGAGGGCCCAGACCGCAGCCAACCTGGCCAACGAGACCCTGGAACTCTATCGGGTCTATTTCAACAACCATGACTACGACTTGCTGGTAAACCAGACAGAAACTCAGCAACAACCAGCTCTGGACGAGGCTGGGTACCACCTGTTCCGTCGGTCAGTCTCCGTGACTGAGTCGGGCACAGCTCCGAACCGATACTGGACAGTGTCGGTTACAGTTCGCTATGCAGTGAAGGAGCAGATGAGGAGTGTCAGATTTCAGACGGTGTTCGCTGAACGATAG
- a CDS encoding prepilin-type N-terminal cleavage/methylation domain-containing protein → MSDFRRCSLNDRGFTFVEVLIAAAVSVMILAALSAVLSGSLSTWRVTSSSSAMQHSANVALFNVTSRVRRANTAEILEGPPSGLKATVMTESGSYTYIFARDGSNLTVQTALPSGSVEFAVVASDVTDFSVSEAGTDSYSIGITCSDGTRSYTARTVVTLRR, encoded by the coding sequence GTGTCAGATTTCAGACGGTGTTCGCTGAACGATAGAGGGTTTACCTTTGTCGAGGTGCTGATAGCCGCGGCAGTCTCGGTGATGATCCTCGCTGCGCTGAGCGCGGTCCTCTCGGGTTCTCTCTCCACGTGGCGCGTGACGTCCTCCTCGAGCGCTATGCAACACTCGGCAAATGTGGCCCTGTTCAACGTCACTTCCAGGGTGCGCCGGGCAAACACCGCAGAGATCCTGGAAGGGCCTCCGTCAGGTCTCAAGGCCACGGTCATGACTGAGTCAGGGTCCTACACATACATCTTCGCCCGTGACGGGTCGAATCTCACAGTACAGACCGCCCTGCCGTCGGGCAGCGTGGAGTTCGCCGTCGTCGCATCGGATGTGACCGATTTTTCGGTGTCCGAGGCGGGGACTGACTCCTACAGCATCGGCATCACCTGCAGTGACGGCACGAGATCCTACACCGCCAGGACCGTCGTGACCTTGCGCAGATAG
- a CDS encoding alpha/beta hydrolase-fold protein, whose amino-acid sequence MLYVVLSLAILAAVGTTSAWAAQAERSLEFEISFPGSANPGPLTGRVFVIISTDGESEPKDQVDVTGVPIWGKNVRNVAADEAMTIAAGDPEVAGYPFASIADIPPGEYFVQAFFTVYTTFHRADGHTVELFLDTGAGGPQRMFSGPGNLKSAVQKVKIDPATTGKVVLSLTEVIPPVRPLEEGQVLQQGNPVDTEFVKYVKIQSKLLTEFWGQPMYLGANILLPRTYHTHPDAYYPVWYQQGHWPGERAPLRFGQGRPFDKFWMSDECPQMVVVEFRDANPYYGTSYSVNSANLGPYGDAIITELIPYIEQNFRVIPEGWARLLSGGSTGGWEALALQVWYPEFFGGTWPLCPDSGDFRAYQLVNIYEDTNAYYREYEWVKVERPSSRDIDGDVRFTIKQENDWERALGTNSRSGGQWAIWEAVYSPVGPDGYPAPIWDPVTGEINRDVAEYWKENYDIRYKLEREWATLGPELVGKIHIRIGDMDNYYLNNGVYYLQEFLESTKDPYYDGYVKTFPRMGHTGNITNEELLAEMAEHLVKHGPKGTSELLWLK is encoded by the coding sequence ATGCTGTATGTGGTCTTGAGCTTGGCTATCCTCGCAGCAGTAGGGACGACGAGTGCATGGGCTGCTCAAGCCGAGCGGAGCCTGGAGTTCGAGATCAGTTTCCCCGGTTCGGCCAACCCAGGCCCGCTCACCGGCCGGGTCTTCGTCATAATCTCAACAGACGGTGAATCGGAGCCCAAAGACCAGGTGGATGTGACCGGGGTTCCCATCTGGGGAAAGAACGTCAGGAACGTAGCTGCAGATGAGGCAATGACCATAGCGGCCGGGGACCCTGAGGTCGCCGGGTACCCCTTTGCGAGCATCGCTGACATTCCTCCGGGTGAATACTTCGTACAGGCCTTCTTCACAGTGTACACCACGTTCCACCGGGCGGACGGCCACACGGTCGAGCTGTTCCTGGATACCGGGGCAGGCGGACCGCAAAGAATGTTCAGTGGCCCGGGCAACCTCAAAAGCGCAGTGCAGAAGGTCAAGATCGACCCTGCGACCACAGGCAAAGTCGTGCTGTCCCTTACGGAAGTGATTCCGCCTGTGAGGCCGCTTGAGGAAGGGCAAGTGCTCCAGCAGGGTAATCCGGTTGACACCGAGTTCGTGAAGTACGTCAAGATCCAGAGCAAGCTTCTCACGGAGTTCTGGGGACAGCCCATGTACTTGGGGGCCAACATTCTCCTTCCGAGGACCTATCATACACACCCCGATGCGTACTATCCCGTGTGGTACCAGCAGGGCCATTGGCCCGGTGAGCGGGCGCCTCTCCGTTTCGGGCAGGGCCGGCCGTTCGACAAGTTCTGGATGTCCGATGAGTGCCCGCAGATGGTCGTGGTGGAGTTCAGAGATGCGAATCCCTACTATGGCACGTCCTATTCGGTCAACTCCGCCAATCTCGGCCCATATGGGGATGCCATCATAACGGAGCTGATCCCCTACATCGAACAGAACTTCCGGGTGATCCCCGAGGGCTGGGCGCGCCTTCTGAGCGGCGGGTCCACCGGAGGGTGGGAGGCGCTGGCCCTGCAGGTCTGGTATCCCGAGTTCTTCGGAGGGACTTGGCCTCTCTGCCCAGACTCGGGTGATTTCCGGGCGTACCAGCTTGTGAATATCTACGAGGACACCAATGCCTATTACCGGGAGTATGAGTGGGTGAAAGTTGAGCGGCCCAGTTCGAGGGATATCGATGGGGATGTGAGATTCACCATCAAGCAGGAGAACGACTGGGAACGCGCCTTGGGAACGAACAGCCGATCTGGCGGGCAGTGGGCTATTTGGGAGGCAGTGTACAGCCCGGTCGGTCCGGACGGCTATCCTGCCCCGATCTGGGATCCTGTAACCGGCGAGATCAACCGCGACGTGGCCGAGTACTGGAAAGAGAACTACGACATCCGCTACAAGCTCGAGAGGGAATGGGCGACCCTCGGGCCCGAGCTTGTGGGGAAGATCCACATAAGAATCGGTGACATGGACAACTACTATCTCAATAACGGCGTCTACTATCTCCAGGAGTTTCTGGAGTCGACAAAGGACCCGTATTACGATGGGTATGTGAAGACATTCCCACGCATGGGACATACGGGCAACATCACAAACGAGGAACTCCTGGCCGAAATGGCTGAACACCTTGTGAAACACGGCCCGAAGGGTACTTCGGAACTGCTCTGGCTGAAGTAG
- the smpB gene encoding SsrA-binding protein SmpB — protein sequence MTEKGPEERLVTTNRRARHDYFIEETFEAGIALTGTEIQSVRRGKVSLTDAYAEVRGGEVFLVNSHISEYDYGNRFNHDPRRPRKLLLHKTQIRRLDSRVREKGFTVVPLSMYLVRGLAKVEIALARGKRLYDKREDIAKREASREIERESKLTRRE from the coding sequence ATGACGGAGAAAGGGCCGGAGGAGAGACTCGTCACAACGAACAGGCGGGCACGGCATGACTACTTCATAGAAGAGACTTTCGAGGCTGGCATAGCCCTGACCGGAACCGAAATACAGAGTGTCCGGCGGGGCAAGGTGAGCCTCACTGACGCTTATGCCGAGGTGCGTGGGGGAGAGGTCTTCCTGGTCAATTCCCACATAAGCGAATACGATTATGGAAACAGGTTCAACCACGACCCCAGACGTCCGCGTAAGCTCCTTCTGCACAAGACCCAGATTCGTCGGCTCGACTCGAGGGTGAGGGAGAAAGGCTTCACGGTTGTGCCTCTCAGTATGTACCTCGTCCGGGGGTTGGCGAAGGTCGAGATCGCTCTGGCGCGGGGGAAGCGACTCTACGACAAGCGTGAGGATATCGCGAAACGTGAGGCCAGCCGGGAAATAGAGAGGGAGTCTAAGCTCACAAGGAGGGAGTAG
- a CDS encoding HDIG domain-containing protein, whose amino-acid sequence MTREEALAAVKAHVKNKNLIKHMIAAEACMEALARKFGEDETKWGLSGLFHDIDYDTTADDPARHSVVGAEILEKLGVDPEIVYCVKVHNDYHGVPRLSLMDKALHAVDPLTGLIVASALIHPARKLAAINAEFVLNRFRESGFARGARREQIRRCEEIGLTLQEFVEIGVTAMQEKARELGL is encoded by the coding sequence TTGACAAGGGAAGAAGCACTCGCGGCAGTCAAGGCACACGTGAAAAACAAGAACTTGATAAAGCACATGATCGCCGCGGAAGCATGCATGGAGGCGTTGGCAAGGAAGTTCGGCGAAGACGAGACCAAGTGGGGCCTTTCCGGCCTGTTTCACGACATCGACTACGACACCACTGCCGATGATCCAGCGCGACACAGTGTGGTTGGGGCGGAGATCCTCGAGAAACTGGGTGTGGACCCAGAGATCGTCTACTGTGTCAAGGTGCACAATGATTACCATGGTGTGCCCAGGCTCTCGCTGATGGACAAGGCACTCCACGCAGTGGATCCCCTGACCGGGCTGATTGTGGCGTCCGCCCTGATACATCCGGCCCGGAAGCTGGCTGCCATCAATGCGGAATTCGTACTCAACAGGTTCCGCGAGAGCGGCTTTGCGCGAGGTGCGAGGCGAGAGCAGATCCGCAGATGTGAGGAGATCGGGCTGACCCTGCAGGAGTTCGTGGAGATAGGCGTGACGGCGATGCAAGAGAAGGCGAGGGAACTGGGCCTATAG